The genomic window ACAGTAGCAATAAAAGAAAACCTCAATGTTAGCCAGCCCAATGCATTCTCTGGTGGTCAAACGGTGGTGACTCCGGATTCTGATATCGAAGTAACAGAAGCTGATGGCAAGATGTTCAAGTTTGAACCGGGTTTAACGCTCGATGATTTGGTTCGCGCAGTCAATGAAGTTGGCGCTGCCCCCTCTGATCTCATGGCCATTCTTCAAGCACTGAAACAAGCCGGTGCGATTGAAGGTCAATTGATCATTATTTAAGGAGTAAAGCATGATTAAAAATAACAACGATATCGGCTTTATTCATGACATCGGTAGCCTCGATCGTCTTCGTCAACAAGCAATCAATGGTGATGAAGGCAGTGAGAAAGAAGCATTAACCGCTGCAGCAAAACAGTTTGAATCTATTTTTACATCGATGCTATTTAAGTCGATGCGCGATGCGAACTCAACGTTTAAATCCGACCTTTTGAATAGTCAAAACGAGCAATTCTATCGTCAGATGCAAGATGACCAAATGGCGAGTGAGTTAAGTGCATCGGGTTCATTAGGCCTTGCAGATATGATTGTTGCTCAACTTAGTTCAGGTCAAACGAGTGATGCATCTGAAGAAAAGATTCGTAGTGAAGGTTTTGATACTTCACTACAAAGGCCTCGATTCTCCGGTCGTTCAGAAGAGAGCGCATCGAATGTTCAACCAGCGCTAGCGGATGCGGCAACCAAAAAACCGGTTTCCTTCGATTCGCCTGAATCGTTTGTCAAGTCAATGAGACCTTATGCTGAAAAAGCTGCGAGCGCACTCGGTGTGGATCCATCGTTGCTATTAGCTCAAGCAGCTCTTGAAACAGGTTGGGGGTCTAAAATGGTTAAAAACTCTTTGGGCAACAGTCATAACCTATTTAACATCAAAGCGGATAGAAGTTGGAAGGGCGATAAAGTTGCGACTCAAACGCTTGAGTATCAAGGCAAAACAGCGGTCAAAGAGTCGGCCTCTTTCCGTTCTTACCCTAGTTTCGAAGACAGTTTTAACGACTATG from Vibrio artabrorum includes these protein-coding regions:
- the flgJ gene encoding flagellar assembly peptidoglycan hydrolase FlgJ, with translation MIKNNNDIGFIHDIGSLDRLRQQAINGDEGSEKEALTAAAKQFESIFTSMLFKSMRDANSTFKSDLLNSQNEQFYRQMQDDQMASELSASGSLGLADMIVAQLSSGQTSDASEEKIRSEGFDTSLQRPRFSGRSEESASNVQPALADAATKKPVSFDSPESFVKSMRPYAEKAASALGVDPSLLLAQAALETGWGSKMVKNSLGNSHNLFNIKADRSWKGDKVATQTLEYQGKTAVKESASFRSYPSFEDSFNDYVKFLNENPRYNTALQHQGNAENFINGIHQAGYATDPGYANKVLRVKAKIDQMD